From Candidatus Latescibacter sp., a single genomic window includes:
- a CDS encoding carbohydrate-binding family 9-like protein, with product MQRTAFILIGFITLFTSTALAQTDSTWVRRYDCHLKTGSIVINGVADEIAWQLAPEVGEFTRFQKKGDLTVKHRTTAKMLWDEDNLYILVAVEDPDIRSTMTVGDKACLCEEETVEIFIDPDGDGYDYAELHFNCLNTMNDIWIPQKTFKYRDGKPVDWTNLFSWSLTRMQHGVMNYGTVNDKSDVDQGTVYELALPWKGFCKIGGKANLPPKPGDMWRINLNRYERSRSGDNDVELSGWAPLDLNSYHVPEQFGYVRFVDKQ from the coding sequence ATGCAACGGACAGCTTTCATTCTGATCGGATTCATCACTCTTTTTACCTCCACCGCGCTGGCGCAAACCGATTCCACATGGGTGAGGCGGTATGACTGTCATCTGAAAACCGGATCGATTGTAATTAACGGGGTGGCGGATGAGATCGCCTGGCAGCTCGCTCCTGAAGTTGGGGAATTCACACGGTTCCAGAAGAAAGGGGATCTAACGGTCAAACACCGTACCACAGCAAAAATGCTCTGGGATGAGGACAACTTATACATTCTGGTTGCCGTGGAAGATCCCGATATCCGGAGCACGATGACCGTTGGAGACAAGGCATGCCTCTGTGAGGAGGAAACGGTCGAGATATTCATCGACCCGGACGGCGACGGTTACGATTATGCCGAGCTGCATTTCAACTGTCTCAACACTATGAACGACATCTGGATTCCCCAGAAGACATTTAAGTACCGTGACGGAAAACCGGTGGACTGGACCAATCTTTTCTCTTGGAGTTTAACAAGAATGCAGCATGGGGTCATGAATTACGGAACGGTGAACGACAAGAGCGATGTGGATCAGGGAACCGTGTATGAGCTGGCCCTGCCCTGGAAAGGCTTCTGTAAAATCGGCGGGAAAGCAAACCTGCCTCCGAAACCGGGTGATATGTGGCGAATCAACCTCAACCGTTACGAGCGCTCGCGATCAGGAGACAACGATGTAGAGCTGTCCGGGTGGGCGCCTCTGGATCTCAATTCCTACCATGTACCCGAGCAGTTCGGGTATGTGAGGTTTGTCGACAAGCAATAA